A window from Streptomyces sp. NBC_00299 encodes these proteins:
- a CDS encoding ABC transporter ATP-binding protein — protein MSPPETEVETEAGTEVETEAGTLRVSDLHVSYGRSVQALHGVSLTVPQGRIVAVLGSNGAGKSTLLRAVSGTLALHRGTVDRGTVHFDGVRLSGDAARSVAAGVVQVPEGRRIFGALSVEDNLRAGFLGSASRSRAELRAARERVFAQFPVLAERRRQAAGLMSGGEQQMLAMGRALMAAPRLLLLDEPSLGLAPLMVQRIAEIIREINAQGTSILLVEQNAAMALELSDRASVLDVGQVRLEGASADLAAADEVRRLYLGETYEPACGAPDGDGDAAYATAASAPSVTGPGLTELGRWNG, from the coding sequence ATGAGCCCACCAGAGACCGAGGTCGAGACCGAGGCCGGGACCGAGGTCGAGACCGAGGCCGGGACCCTTCGGGTCAGCGATCTGCACGTCAGCTATGGACGGTCCGTGCAGGCGCTCCACGGGGTCTCGCTGACCGTTCCGCAGGGTCGGATCGTGGCCGTACTCGGCTCCAACGGAGCAGGAAAGTCCACGCTGCTCCGTGCGGTCTCCGGAACCCTCGCCCTGCACCGCGGCACGGTCGACCGCGGCACGGTGCACTTCGACGGCGTACGGCTGAGCGGCGACGCCGCGCGGTCCGTGGCCGCCGGTGTGGTACAGGTGCCCGAGGGCCGGCGGATCTTCGGCGCCCTGTCGGTGGAGGACAACCTCCGGGCCGGGTTCCTCGGCTCGGCATCCCGCTCCCGCGCCGAGCTTCGGGCGGCCCGCGAGCGCGTCTTCGCGCAGTTCCCGGTGCTGGCCGAGCGGCGGCGGCAGGCCGCCGGGCTGATGTCCGGCGGTGAGCAACAGATGCTCGCGATGGGCCGCGCGCTGATGGCGGCGCCGCGGCTGCTGCTCCTCGACGAGCCCTCGCTGGGGCTCGCACCGCTGATGGTCCAGCGCATCGCGGAGATCATCCGTGAGATCAACGCCCAGGGGACCTCGATCCTCCTCGTCGAGCAGAACGCCGCGATGGCCCTGGAACTGTCCGACCGCGCGTCGGTGCTGGACGTCGGCCAGGTGCGGCTGGAGGGGGCATCGGCCGACCTCGCCGCGGCGGACGAGGTGCGACGGCTGTACCTGGGCGAGACGTACGAGCCCGCCTGCGGTGCGCCCGACGGGGACGGCGACGCCGCGTACGCGACGGCCGCGAGCGCCCCGTCCGTGACGGGACCGGGACTGACCGAGCTCGGCAGGTGGAACGGATGA